The Pseudomonas berkeleyensis genome includes a region encoding these proteins:
- a CDS encoding glycerol-3-phosphate dehydrogenase/oxidase, which yields MEPWNATWRTRALPELAARDWDLLVIGGGICGAGILREAARRGWRCLLLEQRDFAWGTSSRSSKMVHGGLRYVAKGQLGLTRDSVRERQRLLGEAPGLVEPLSFVMPHYRGGFPGPKVFGGLLSLYDALAGKRNHLFYPLQQLRYLAPGIREDGLLGGTRFFDAVTDDARLVQRVLGEARAEGGEALNGMRVVELLREAGQVVGVLAEDVETGTQYRLRSRAVAQATGAWADRLRQPGNGRIRPLRGSHLLLPSWRLPVAHAFSFMHAADGRPVFVFPWEGATVIGTTDLDHADELDREAAISTEEVDYLLAACAQQFPAAQVSLADVLSTWAGVRPVVSDGNAGLKPSDEKREHALWIEPGSVTLAGGKLTTFRLLALEVLRACAGFVGKPVDDRGCAVFRDCTPPAMPHLSLAQQRRLLGRHGRQLKDVLRLITEIGSDCVAGTDTLWAELAWAAEGELVLHLDDLLLRRTRLGLLLAEGGRAELPRIRALCQPRLGWSDARWQQEEGDYLALWQRCYSLP from the coding sequence ATGGAGCCCTGGAATGCCACCTGGCGCACGCGCGCGCTGCCTGAACTGGCCGCGCGCGACTGGGATCTGCTGGTGATCGGCGGCGGCATCTGCGGCGCCGGTATCCTCCGTGAGGCGGCGCGGCGTGGCTGGCGCTGCCTGTTGCTGGAGCAGCGCGATTTCGCCTGGGGGACGTCCAGCCGCTCGTCGAAGATGGTGCACGGTGGCCTGCGCTATGTCGCCAAGGGCCAGTTGGGGCTGACCCGTGACTCGGTGCGCGAGCGCCAGCGCCTGCTTGGTGAGGCGCCGGGGCTGGTGGAGCCGCTGAGCTTCGTCATGCCGCACTACCGCGGCGGTTTTCCCGGACCGAAGGTATTCGGCGGTCTGCTCAGCCTCTACGACGCCCTGGCCGGCAAGCGCAACCATCTGTTCTATCCGCTGCAGCAACTGCGTTACCTGGCGCCAGGCATTCGCGAGGACGGCCTGCTTGGTGGCACGCGCTTCTTCGATGCGGTGACCGATGATGCCCGCCTGGTGCAGCGCGTGCTGGGCGAGGCGCGCGCCGAGGGCGGCGAGGCACTCAACGGCATGCGCGTGGTCGAGTTGCTGCGTGAAGCGGGGCAGGTGGTCGGTGTGCTCGCCGAGGATGTGGAAACGGGCACTCAGTACCGCCTACGCAGCCGCGCCGTGGCGCAAGCCACTGGTGCCTGGGCCGACCGCCTGCGCCAGCCCGGCAATGGCCGCATTCGTCCGCTGCGTGGTAGTCACCTGCTACTGCCGAGCTGGCGCCTGCCGGTGGCGCATGCCTTCAGTTTCATGCACGCGGCTGATGGCCGGCCGGTATTCGTCTTCCCCTGGGAAGGCGCAACGGTGATCGGCACCACCGATCTCGATCATGCTGACGAGCTCGACCGTGAAGCCGCCATCAGCACCGAGGAGGTCGACTACCTGCTGGCTGCCTGCGCCCAGCAGTTCCCGGCTGCGCAGGTGAGCCTTGCCGACGTGCTGTCGACCTGGGCCGGCGTGCGCCCGGTGGTGAGCGATGGCAATGCCGGGCTGAAACCTTCGGACGAGAAGCGCGAGCATGCGCTGTGGATCGAGCCGGGCAGTGTGACGCTGGCCGGCGGCAAACTGACCACCTTCCGTCTGCTGGCGCTGGAGGTGCTGCGTGCCTGTGCCGGATTCGTCGGCAAGCCGGTGGATGATCGTGGCTGCGCCGTATTCCGTGACTGCACGCCGCCAGCCATGCCGCACCTGAGTCTGGCGCAGCAACGCCGGCTGCTTGGCCGTCATGGCCGGCAACTGAAGGATGTGCTGCGCTTGATCACGGAGATTGGCAGCGATTGCGTCGCCGGTACCGACACTCTGTGGGCTGAACTGGCCTGGGCTGCCGAAGGCGAGCTGGTGCTGCACCTGGACGACCTGCTGCTGCGCCGCACGCGCCTGGGTCTGCTGCTGGCCGAAGGCGGCCGCGCTGAGTTGCCGCGTATCCGTGCACTGTGCCAACCAAGGCTGGGCTGGAGCGATGCACGCTGGCAGCAGGAAGAGGGCGATTACCTGGCGTTGTGGCAACGCTGCTACAGCCTGCCATGA